One Nitrospirota bacterium genomic region harbors:
- a CDS encoding DUF502 domain-containing protein, protein MSKTLWQYSLAGLLILVPAWATFIIFSTLFHSLRELIHDLPWHIGEAQTPGLSVVLFLFLVVMIGMIATHVVGRRVITKTERWIEQIPLVRSVYVTLKGMTDLLDFSSRFGRSTVVVFPFPRDGLWAIGFVIGAAPSVLQVAPASLLMVFVPTAIHPFTGFLAFIPQPQLRPINLSAEDAIKMEFTAGLYKPEPGWLQAPKTRT, encoded by the coding sequence ATGTCGAAGACTCTATGGCAGTATTCCCTGGCTGGCTTGCTGATTCTTGTGCCAGCCTGGGCAACGTTCATCATATTTTCCACATTATTCCATAGTCTTCGTGAATTGATTCATGATCTCCCCTGGCATATCGGCGAGGCCCAGACTCCCGGACTCAGCGTGGTCCTGTTTCTGTTCCTCGTTGTGATGATTGGGATGATCGCGACTCATGTCGTGGGGCGGCGTGTAATCACCAAGACAGAGCGATGGATCGAGCAGATTCCCTTGGTCCGTAGTGTCTATGTCACCCTCAAAGGGATGACCGATCTGCTTGATTTCAGTTCTCGCTTTGGGCGTAGCACCGTCGTGGTGTTCCCATTTCCTCGAGACGGTCTCTGGGCAATCGGTTTTGTCATCGGGGCTGCACCATCGGTGCTCCAAGTGGCCCCAGCCAGCTTACTCATGGTCTTTGTGCCTACGGCGATTCATCCCTTCACCGGTTTTCTTGCATTCATCCCGCAGCCGCAGCTCCGACCCATTAATCTATCAGCGGAAGATGCCATCAAAATGGAGTTCACGGCTGGATTATACAAGCCGGAACCCGGATGGCTCCAAGCTCCGAAGACGAGGACCTAA